The proteins below come from a single Vibrio cyclitrophicus genomic window:
- the ppsR gene encoding posphoenolpyruvate synthetase regulatory kinase/phosphorylase PpsR: protein MQIDIQSRDVFYVSDGTAITCETLGHVVLGQFPFKANEKTFPFVESEDKLSDLLKEIDISYRDTGLEPLVFFSIVIPDIKAKLLTAQAHCYDVLESIVQKVQDDIQMAPVPKLQRSRSVNKDSVKYFDRIAAIEYTLAHDDGITLKGLEEADIILLGVSRSGKTPTSLYMAMQFGLRVANYPFIHDDLARLKLLPEFEIYRHKLFGLTIDAERLTEIRENRLAGSEYASDSQCLYELQTVEAMFRREAIPYINTSSLSVEEISTRILERTGLRRRLL from the coding sequence ATGCAAATTGATATTCAAAGTCGTGATGTATTCTATGTTTCTGATGGAACGGCCATAACATGTGAGACTTTAGGGCATGTTGTTCTAGGTCAATTCCCATTCAAAGCCAATGAAAAAACCTTTCCGTTTGTGGAAAGTGAGGACAAACTTTCTGATTTATTAAAAGAGATTGATATTTCGTATCGTGATACCGGGTTAGAGCCGTTAGTGTTCTTTTCTATTGTGATCCCAGATATCAAAGCGAAATTACTTACAGCGCAAGCTCACTGTTATGACGTATTGGAAAGTATTGTTCAAAAGGTTCAGGATGATATTCAAATGGCACCGGTTCCTAAATTACAGCGCTCACGCAGTGTAAATAAGGATTCGGTTAAGTATTTCGACCGTATTGCAGCAATTGAATATACGCTCGCGCATGATGACGGCATTACTTTAAAAGGCCTGGAAGAGGCGGACATCATCTTACTGGGTGTTTCTCGAAGCGGTAAGACACCGACAAGCTTATACATGGCAATGCAATTTGGTTTGCGCGTTGCGAACTACCCATTTATCCATGACGATTTAGCGCGTTTGAAGCTTTTGCCAGAGTTTGAGATTTACCGACATAAGCTGTTTGGTTTGACCATAGATGCAGAACGATTGACTGAAATCCGTGAGAACCGATTGGCAGGCAGTGAGTATGCCAGTGATTCGCAATGTTTGTATGAGTTACAGACTGTAGAGGCGATGTTCCGCCGAGAAGCGATACCTTATATCAACACTTCTTCGCTATCAGTTGAAGAAATTTCTACACGGATCTTGGAGCGTACAGGGTTGAGAAGACGCTTGCTCTAA
- a CDS encoding Gfo/Idh/MocA family protein — MIKFAVIGTNWITQKFVQAAHETQSMKLAAVYSRNIESASQFAQEFNVNTTYDSLDALASDSTIEAVYIASPNSLHCTQSILMMKHGKHVICEKPVASNIDEATQMFEVAEQNGVVLFEAYKSQFLPNFKQVQLGLEKIGKVHKAHINYCQYSSRYQKYLNGDNPNTFNPAFSNGSLVDIGFYCVAATVALFGKPESAHASAKLLDSGVDAHGCAVFQYPEFDVTLAHSKVSDSYAPSEIQGECGAIIIDHIAECTDVKIRYRDGRIENLTQTQSENSMSYEAQAFANCIGGDKTTQAEAEKRALTVAKLITEMRQQVGVVYPADK; from the coding sequence ATGATTAAGTTTGCTGTAATTGGAACCAATTGGATCACTCAGAAGTTTGTTCAAGCTGCCCACGAAACTCAATCGATGAAACTTGCTGCAGTTTATTCAAGAAACATAGAGAGCGCCTCTCAATTCGCTCAAGAGTTCAATGTTAATACAACCTACGACTCGCTTGATGCTTTGGCGAGTGATAGCACTATCGAAGCGGTCTACATTGCTTCACCAAATTCATTGCACTGCACACAATCCATCTTAATGATGAAACATGGCAAGCATGTCATATGTGAAAAGCCTGTCGCATCCAATATCGATGAAGCAACTCAAATGTTTGAAGTCGCAGAGCAAAACGGTGTGGTGCTTTTTGAAGCGTATAAATCTCAATTTCTGCCAAACTTTAAACAAGTGCAACTCGGATTAGAAAAAATCGGCAAGGTACATAAGGCACACATCAATTACTGCCAATATTCATCGCGTTATCAGAAATATCTAAACGGAGATAATCCTAATACCTTCAATCCAGCCTTCTCTAACGGCTCTTTGGTCGATATCGGCTTTTACTGCGTAGCCGCAACAGTTGCTCTGTTTGGCAAGCCAGAAAGTGCACATGCTTCAGCAAAACTGCTTGATTCTGGCGTTGATGCGCATGGCTGTGCGGTCTTCCAATACCCAGAGTTTGACGTAACCCTTGCGCACTCCAAAGTCAGTGACTCTTACGCACCAAGTGAGATCCAAGGTGAGTGCGGCGCGATCATCATCGATCACATCGCCGAATGTACCGATGTTAAGATCCGATACCGAGATGGCCGCATTGAAAATCTCACTCAAACACAGAGCGAGAACTCAATGAGTTACGAAGCGCAAGCTTTTGCAAACTGTATCGGTGGGGATAAAACAACACAAGCTGAAGCGGAAAAACGCGCTTTAACAGTTGCTAAGTTAATTACAGAGATGCGTCAGCAAGTTGGTGTCGTTTATCCTGCGGACAAATAA
- the grxB gene encoding glutaredoxin 2 encodes MKLYIYDHCPFCARVAYIAQSLELNIELVSVDYDDAQTLIDLIGKKMVPVLQKDDGSIMAESLDIIAYFMNLKSSDEQREPSEQVILFQSRAFPLSQRIGLPRWWKLDLAEYQSPASKEAWRAAKETEELNFDKLIEQTPQFVDQINPLLKDTELLLNLENGQSSLPLIDQAVYFSMLRGFCVEPSITWPPALERWLEHQSQTLKLSLLR; translated from the coding sequence ATGAAGCTTTACATTTACGACCACTGCCCTTTCTGTGCAAGAGTTGCCTACATCGCTCAATCTCTAGAATTGAACATCGAGCTTGTCTCTGTGGATTATGACGATGCTCAAACCCTTATCGATTTGATCGGTAAAAAAATGGTACCGGTCTTACAAAAAGATGACGGTTCTATCATGGCGGAGAGCTTAGATATCATCGCTTACTTTATGAATTTGAAATCAAGCGATGAACAGCGAGAACCTTCAGAGCAGGTGATTCTGTTTCAAAGCCGCGCATTCCCGTTGAGTCAGCGTATTGGTTTGCCACGTTGGTGGAAACTGGACCTTGCCGAATACCAATCACCAGCAAGCAAAGAAGCATGGCGTGCAGCCAAAGAAACCGAAGAACTCAACTTCGATAAGCTGATTGAGCAAACACCACAGTTTGTTGATCAGATTAACCCGTTATTAAAAGATACTGAGCTTCTACTGAACCTAGAAAATGGTCAGTCGTCGCTGCCGCTTATTGACCAAGCTGTGTATTTTTCTATGTTGCGCGGTTTCTGCGTTGAGCCAAGCATCACGTGGCCACCAGCACTTGAGCGTTGGTTAGAACACCAGAGCCAAACACTTAAGCTTTCGCTGCTTCGTTAA
- a CDS encoding GNAT family N-acetyltransferase — protein sequence MQVRTAKVTDIRSILELSDQINRQHHHGAPMVFAPVSQSFSDSEEYWLGLMLDPIGAFLVAVKGGQVIGFLAGKVTQNRGVSFIQPHKIARVNTIVVNDEVQSQGVGKSLMKSFNQWAQARGAIELRLEVMEFNQQAQSFYESLGMETQSRTMSMRFEEI from the coding sequence ATGCAAGTTCGGACAGCCAAGGTAACTGATATTCGCTCGATCTTAGAGCTTTCTGACCAGATAAATCGCCAACATCATCATGGCGCTCCAATGGTGTTTGCTCCCGTGTCTCAATCTTTTTCAGATAGTGAAGAGTACTGGTTGGGGCTGATGCTCGATCCCATTGGTGCTTTCTTAGTCGCTGTTAAGGGTGGTCAAGTTATAGGATTTTTGGCTGGGAAAGTTACGCAGAATCGCGGGGTGAGTTTTATCCAACCTCACAAGATCGCGAGAGTGAATACGATTGTAGTTAACGATGAAGTTCAGAGCCAAGGTGTTGGTAAGTCATTAATGAAGTCATTTAATCAGTGGGCTCAAGCGAGAGGAGCCATTGAACTCCGTTTGGAAGTGATGGAATTCAACCAACAAGCTCAGAGTTTTTATGAATCCTTGGGTATGGAGACGCAATCACGAACCATGTCTATGCGATTTGAGGAGATTTAA